Below is a genomic region from Rosa chinensis cultivar Old Blush chromosome 5, RchiOBHm-V2, whole genome shotgun sequence.
ttgatttgggtaattgaagtccatctgtaaccttcatatatatctctgaatctagatccccatagagatatgctgtaactacatccataagctgcatgtcaagtttttcggaaactaccaaactgacaaggtagcggaacgttataatgtcaattacgggagaatatgtctcctcgtagtcgattctagggcgttgtgagaaaccttgcgccacgaggcgggctttatatctaaccacctcatttttctcattacgctttctaacaaagacccatttatggccaacaggttttacatgtgggggtgtctgcgttataggcccatatacctgtctctttgctagtgaatccaatttagcttggatcgcatctttccatttaggccaatccactCTTCgctgacattcttcgacagagcgaggttcgatatcatcatattttataattccttttgcaacatcatatgcaaatgcataatcaatagccatagaatttctatccatcatctcatgtacactagtgtaattcatggagatctctctattctctggagttggttctgacattggagcgtcccccaatgatgtctcttgaacataaccataatccggaatattctcatgagatggattatttatatcgataattaatggattattttgtaccaaactcgctttctttcttgggtgagaatccatcgaacctatgggtctcccgcgcttcctggcaggagccatgcTTAGGTATccttgagatggcgtcatgtcctctaattttagggacatcaatccttgcagacacgtttgcagcaggtatatgtgatatcgtcactttagcgatatcagaaaacacatcaggcatcgattctgctacgttctgaagatcaagaattctctgcacttcaatttcagactgtgcggtttggggatcaaggtgagacagagtggggacagaccacgacaattcctgtcgttcctgttgaacattgatgttcctATCTCCcgctaacgacgggaagattgtctcatcgaagtgacaatccgcaaatttagcagtaaagagatcgcctgtcaagggttctaagtagcggacaatcaatggagagtcatatccaacataaatgcctaatcgtctttgaggacccattttggtgcgctgtggtggcacaattggcacataaactgcacacccaaatatgcgtaagtgtgagacattaggctcatacccagtcaccatctgggacgcagaaaagggttgagtggcagtaggccttagacgaataagcacaactgcatgcaatattgcatagacccaagcagaaatagggagactagtgcgcattaccaatgctctagcgaccatttgtagttgtttaatggtggtttctgcaagaccattttgggtgtgaacatgaggaactggatgttcaacttcaatcctaatggacatgcaataatcatcaaaagtttttgatgtaaactccccagcattgtctaatcttatagacttaataggatgatcagggtggtgagcccttaacttaataatttgtgctaggagtttagcaaatgcagcgttcctagtggacaatagcataatatgtgactagcgtgtcgatgtatcaaccaacaccataaaatatcgaaatggtctgcatggtggttgaataggtccacaaatatcaccttggattctttgcaagaattgtatgttttctttagtgtcctttgcataggatagtctcgatcctaattttgctaaagagcaggctttacaaaacgaaggatgggctttagaaacaaccaatgagaattttggttaagccatgaagtcacaatggactttagaagtaaaatgTGGAGTTGAAAGAGCATTGGTGGCATCAAAGCCACCTTTGGACCACAGGGGGACAGCGGCGCAAGCCAAGGATGGCCAGTTTTGAGGGTGAGCGGCGCCGTGAGGAGCAGAGGCTCTTTCGGGGTCCAAAATCTGAGTTTTACTTCTTtgcgttctgaaaatggatgtctgtgtgtagtctttaatatacggatcatcatatcacgacttggatgtcccaaacggtcgtgccaaagcctatatgtgtcgaaatcccataaatcatctctcataacgtGAGTGGATGCAATtattcaaatagtggttgcatacaacccactagatcgacacataagtttctctaagacccttttatgtccgtagtcattagaggtgatgcaaaggaactcttgtccattctcacaatgtgtttccacatgaaaaccattggctcttatatctttgaagtagtaaagttcgaaaaatatgtccatgacatgagataaaataaattgaGACTTTATTAAAATTAGCCgataattacatcaaagtttccatagtctaatccaaaagaaaaatcaaattaaGACAAaccgtagtcactctatccttTTGGTAACTCTAATAAAATATGACcaaggaagtagagagagatgtcggtggagtgaGGCTCTCTtaaataccactaatctcaattactttcctagacatcatactttaTTTGATGCGCCACATCAGAAAGAGATAATACAAGATGTCATTTAtcgactaaggcatattgccattacataattcttggaaaatataaaagactattctaaataaaaatccgcggcattttgtcttcatcgccaaatttaaagtcttttgttttttttcttgaactcgatgtcttgatcaccatgatgcgactaccttcttaggtacattgcaaattcaagTCCATTGATCAAATGTTCCATATCaaaaatagacaccataaaaaggattctcccttgattgaggcgcattggcgcaatatgcagagtccctaggactggtggcgttggaaggtgacaaccATGGCCAatgttggctccatggtttccaacccttcttccctcaaaatcacgcctcctacggtccTGAGATcgtcgccttgagcgattaccttcttgagcattttgatcgtatggatcatgacgtcgatggcgtCTCTCTCTAGCCATAGGATGATGCTCTTGATGGCTATCTTGATGCCTATCAAATTCTTTTTTTCACAAGCTCGTTGCCATGTCTCTCAGTAGTGGCAATAACTTCAATAAGCTGTcgaaaacttgtgatccgtcttgcatgtACATGGATCCGGAATGAATCAGAGGATCTCATAGCATAGATGGGGAAGGTATaaagggttttctcaatcaattggtcttctgtgattgtcttTCCACAGAAACGCATCATTGATCTGATgcgaagagcttccgaataaaattgtatgACCGTGTTAAATTCAGAAAagcgaagatcattccattctgcttctataTTCGGAAGAAtagagtcacgaacattgccatatcttTCGCAAAGCActtgccaaagctttatagcgctatcctcatttatgaactcaaactggaggtcactatccatgtgacgtttcatgaaagcaagtgccctggaattatcttcctcagtttgagggtctggagctgttgttgtaggacaaagctcttggattgtatgcaataaatcacgggcaataaggtggatctcgacatcaACAGCCCAtattaagtaccttttgcctgcataatccaatggaacaaaatcgagtttgttcgtgTTCGTCATCCTGAAAGATAAAGCAAGAACAAATTAGTTTCAGAGTTAAAACTTCCATGACAACTAATAAATAATAtcaagatttccgagctatgctaccaagaaatcgatttccacgaatgattggattagaccgaaacaatgatgtttatatggtcataaatcgatgcttacggacgctcttagtccaaagtcttacgaacgctcttagttcgttaatagAGTGAATCCCCACTATTCCGCTTTTCAAAAATCGAACCCACATTATAAGAAAAGTggaatgaagaagaagggaggttgcaagtccccgaagaaaaagaagaggaaaagtaAATTTCGAAAGCGGGaactttaattataaaaacttacttggttaAAATTTGAAGCAGAtttgcttctgaacagctctcaCTTCTATTGGTGTACAAatctcaaaacaactccaataggctgaaatttggaggtcagacaGAAGAGACAGaggcgaacaactttgatgaagaaaggattttgatATGAGGTTCCGAACTAGACTTTTCAGCATACGGAGGTGCACAGAAACAGGGAAGGATGCAATGGGTGTGCGtcggtgctgcaggggcagcagacgTGCGTGTGCAGGGGCAGGCGCGCAAGTGAGGCTAGCATGGGCTAGGAGTTGCAGCAGTGAGGCTTGAAGGTGGCAGCAGCGGTTTTGAAGGATTTTCTGGTTTGGATTTTAGTCTcgtggttagggctcgtgctgataacgtgtttaagtaaaaaaaaattcaagagagattgaaTAGAGAATTGTcattcattattgagaataggagccctatatatagggattacaaaatacatgttctaatgttacaaggaaatctaatccgaatagaactaggaattctacaacattctctcctattacaactcctagtttgattaggcacacaaaactgattttccttcaacaaacaactatatttgaggaatattttacCTGTTCAAtcataagggtaaaatagtcaaactaaaaacacatgaaaaatcatcattatagacttaaaacctataaggaagatttaattatgtgaatgggtgtagattaaaagaaaatataagaaTGAGTTTTTCCTAATAACAGctttattttttgggttttttttttctaattttctcttaGAATAGAGACGGGTCAAAACCCTACTATTAGAAAAATGGCCTAAGGAGACACATAAAATAGAGACATATGAAGGATGTGTGCCATTAAGTGATCAATAGGCACAGAAGAAGATATGTGTGCTATGTGGGTTTTGGACGAATAGAATAGGGACAGATGAAGGGCCCTAAACCAATGGGTGGTACTATGTGGGTTTTGGATGGCTGATGGGTAGCCTTCTTTGACTGTCCTTGAGTCAGATGAAGAACGCGCCCTGCTTGTGCTGGTGTCTCTCACGTGTAATGTACTAAAATGCAAGGCTCTAGTCTCTAGATTCGTTACTTGTGTTAATCGTTCATTGACAATTGAGAAGAATATTTCTGGAAGAATATTTCTGGAAGAAATATTTAAACCACCGAACTCGATTAATTAATTGCTCTCTTATACGCTTGTACCTGATCGATAGGGATGTGTAACATATTGTATGAGTGTCATTTTGGCCTATACCATACCACACACTTCTCACATATAAATAGACTACTACTCTGCTCTGTTAGACCACTCTCTAATTCCTAGAAATCTCACCCACCATTTACTTTACTAGCTAGAGAGCTGTCTTCTCTCTATCTTCGCCTCGATCTAGCTTCCGGTAGCTATAGCACTGACATCCATGGCATCTTCAAATAATGACCATGATCAGGTTAAAGGAGCGGGACTCTTCCAGAGGTTAAGGGGAAAGATAGTTAAGTTTGGCTTGATGTTAAAAAAACTAGGGCAAGATGATCCAAGAAGAATTGTTCATTCTCTTAAAGTGGCACTTGCTCTTACATTGATCTCCATGTTATTCTACTTTGAACCACTCTATGACGGTTTTGGTATAGCTGCTATGTGGGCTATTCTGACTGTTGTGGTCGTTTTTGAATTTACTGTTGGTAAGTTCATACTTCATACACGTAATCAACCATATTTCTCTTCATATAAGGATTTAAATTAATCTCAAATGATCCATATTTAATCATTTGAAAAATTTTCAGGAGCGACGATAGGACGAGGTTTGAATAGAATAATGTCAACTGTAGTAGCTGCTGCTCTTGGCATTGGAGCTCATCGATTAGCAACTCTTTCGGGCAATCAAGGAGAGCCAATACTTATTGGTCTCTTTGTCTTCGTAGAAggtacatatatatgtatataaatagggtcattgaccaaaagcaccaaaataacaaaaaattatcccacttaccccagcaacagttttttcttcCCACCTACACAAGATAACaacaaatgactattttgccctaaacacaattaataaattacagctTTGCCACTCAATATTAATCTCTcatccgatctctctctctcctctctcccccaTATCTCTCCCAACTGACCTCCGGCTCTCTCTCCTCTGGCTCCGATGATTGACCCagccctctctctcctccgatCTCCGGCGCTCGACAcggccctctctctctcttccttccagCTCCAACGTTCGACCCATGCCATCTCCCTCTCTCCTCCAGCTCCGGCGACGACGTAGCAACTCGGAGATCGGAGGAATATACCGGCTTCGTTTCCGGTTTCATGTGGTGTCGTCttcgtcctctctctctcccgtcCTTGTCCATGCCGGCGTCGATGCTGCAATAGACGATGCCGGGGGCCTTCGAGCTTCAGAATGGAGCCCAGTTGTCGACGACGGGGACGTGAACAACGACGCCGTCTGAGAAGCCGTGGCCCTGGTGTTCGATGGCGCAGATGGCAAAGACGGTTGCTGGCCTCACTCGCCGCACTCTCCGGCCGCAATCGGAACtggagttgtttttttttttttggcaaactgtgttttgaattttgatttctaatggtttttttttttttgtctcctttgctttttctttttctttaattatctaTTGTATGATTGAGCTGCAATCCGGCctcttgctttttttttcttcttacttTTTGGTAAAATAGGGGGCAGAAGGtgaagaagcaaaaaaaaaaagtttcatcggggataatagacgtctattgagaggcaatagacatctactggagggcaatagacgtcttgAATTGgtgtaatctcctctttttttttctttttcaaagttCTATTTGCCTAATTTTAGGAGGATTAGTAACTATTCTGGCAAttgaaatgtctattggggggcaatagacgtctattggggggcaatatatgttttgaattgacgtaatcttctcattttttttctttaatcaaaatttatttgtctaaatttagagaGATTAGTTCTTATTTCGGTAAttgaaacgtctattggggggcaatagacgactaCTGCccttctattgggggcaatagacgactactgcccctctattggggggcaatagacgtctattggggggcaatagacgtctattggggggcaatacatggctgatagtcgtctattgggggcaaaaaaactttccggtgggtggtagccggtgatcggaatccggcggccggtgacaggattccggcgaccgctcaccggaatccggtgaaattggccggaatccggcggccggtgaccggaatccggctgccggtgatcggactccggcgaagtcccctatggtttctctctcttccattctctctctctctctctctctctctaagtaacaaaggtgagggtaaaatggtattaaaaaataataaaaacaaaaaaaaaatcttaatggggtattagggaagatctccttagagtgttgtgggtaagagggaattaaaaaaacttagtggggtaagtgggaaaaaaatctctaaaaatggtgtaaatggacaaaaacccatatAAATATGTTATATACTAATTACGTTATGTATGCTTCAATTTTATTATATGTTTCAtcttggttttgaatttggtgcAGCTGGAATAGTGACATTCTTCAGATTTATTCCCCAAATGAAGGCAAGATACGATTATGGGCTGCTGATATTCAACTTGACATTCTGCCTAATATCGGTGTCTGGCTATCGCGACGAGGAGGTTATACGATTAGGATTCGAGAGGGTATCTACCATCATCATTGGAAGTTGTACTGCAGTTACTGTTTGTGTTTTCATTCGTCCAGTATGGATTGGGGCGGAACTTCACAATCAGATTGCTACCAACATGGAAAAGCTTGCCAATTTCTTAGAAGGTACATCTATCTAGCTAGCGGGTAaagttatggtatgttaacatttctcatacatcaactatttttactccACTAAGGACTCAtattatcactttgaggactaatattactattttcaggactcatatggtaaattaagaaaatttaccactttaaggactcatgttaccactttgaggactaatattactattttgaggactaatgtggtaactaagaaaatttaccactttaaggactcatgttactactttgaggactaatattactattttgaggactcattttaccacttttaagacaATTGTATGTatcattgtagaattttccctagctataaacaatcaataattaatcttttttaatcatattatcTCTTTTGTACTTGTTTTTGTTATCACGTACGGACATAGATACATGCAAATCATGTGaactttgtatttaattaagaaattattattattattattatgttcTTGCATTTATTTTTTACTAATACCAAGAAACTCCAAATACTTATCTAACAAGTTCTTGCATGTATGATTACTTAATTATAGAATTTGGAGATGAATACTTTACAGTATCTGAGAATGGCCAGATCAGAGGCAAGTCATCCTCTCTTCAAGGATATAAAAGTGTTCTAGCTTCAAAAGGCAGTGAAGACACCATGGTAAGAACAATCTTCAAGCTAATTGAGAATAAAATCCCACATTGCGTTAAAACTAGTTTGCACGGTCCTATTAGGGTCGCTTCACTTGTTGCAATCGGATTTCAATTAGGTTTTATCTTCTAACTTAATTTTCTTATTATTCTCCAGGCTAATTTGGCAAGATGGGAACCGGGCCATGGAAGGTTCAAGTTTCATCATCCATGGAAACAATACTTGAAAGTTGGAACCCTAACTCGCCAATGTGCGTTCAAAATTGAAGCTCTCAACAACTACCTTACCTCTGAAACCCAAGTGTGATAAGCAATCACTTTACCAATTCACGTTGTTATTATATATACCATACATATGATCTAACTTATCTTTTGCTATAAATTCTTGTAGACACCTCAGGAAGTTAAAAGCATAATACAAGGGCCAAGCGTGGTTATAAGCTCAGAGTGTGGGAAAGCATTGAAGCAGTTAGCAACCTCAATGAGGAAAATGACCAAATCATCCTCAAACGATCCTCACATTGCAAATTCAAAAGATGCCGCTGAAGAACTCAAAGCTGTTATAAGATCAAGCTTGTGTAAACTGCCAGCTGCTGATTCCCTGCATATAATACAAGAAGGTGCAGTGGCTTCACTACTCTTTGAAATTATCAGATGTACAGAGAAAATTGCAGACGCTGTACATAAACTAGCATCCCAAGCACATTTTAACGATGTAAAGCCGACAGTGACACCGAACCAGGAAAACTCCGTGAATGATGGGCCACACCATGTTATTGCGATTGAGTGATCGGACACTCTGAACTCATCATTCACACTGGTAATTAGTCCAAGAAAAAAAGTGTACAGTTGTGTGGATGCTTGAGCAGTTCTCTGTCAACAAATAATTGATGGAAATGCTTATTTATCTTTTctagattttttattattattattttttttttttttggctctcCCTTCTTGCATTAACTTTATGGGGGAGTTCTTGCATGTGTTACTTTTTCCCTACGAGCTTCCACTGGAAGCTCAGAGGTTCGGATCTTTTTGTACGTTTTATACTCGCTAGCTGCAAATAATAAAATGTCCTCATTTGTGATCAATTAATCTGTCCTTTTCaaattaaataagaaaaaaaaatacagaggAACAATTCGATCAGTTATGTCAACTTTGTACTCGTATGTGCTTTGATACAGAAAATAATTCCAGTTGCAGAGTTACTGTGTACGTCTTATTGATATATTAAGCATGGCCAGACCCGAAAGTTGACGGGTGTCCGTTTAACACATAATCCCTCTTTATATATTCTGATGATctataagagcatctccaatggtgGTGTCAAAATCCACTGTGGAGCTCCAACGGATATAAAAGGCAGATCTCTTCCTCTTCAACCCATCCTTCAAATCCACCGTGGATGACAATTTTTGGTTtcatctgtcaaatttgacagactcAAGTCAtctgtcattttattttttattgtttctacCCTTCCCCTCTATCGTTCTCCTCAATTTCATGCTACCCTAATCAAAGTCATTCATGATTTTTCTCATCTTTCTATTTCTTCCTACAATACCCAAACCTTCAAAAatcattgatatcaaaccaaaaattcaattttcattcaaatttggggaaaaagagaggaagagagttaGAGTTTGGAGTTAGAAAGAAAAACTGAAGAATTGGGTTCAAGCAGCTCTGATCACATCTAAGTGTCGCCATGATCGATCACAGTGTTGAGGTCGCGATTGTGTTTGGGATGTTGGAATCTAGGCTACTTGTGGTTGCTTGGACCTGTTCAAATTTGTCAATATGGTGGCTTTTCTAATTGCCCAGAAAAGCTAGAAGACAGTGAAGAGAaacagaagagaagaagatggagagaaagaaagcaatagtgcaattgtgttttaattaaatacgttataataataataaaatatttatttattttaacctATGAGTTGGAGTGAAAAATTGTTAAAATTGACAATTCCTTGTAGttgtcaaatttcaaatttaccTCAAAATTTTTGACCTCTCAATTGGAGAAGGGCTAAACAAGATTAAAAGACTCAAGAAACTAATTTGATTGCAATCCTTGAATAAACCATCTATTTTCATTGAATTCAGGGGTTAGattcaattttgtttattttatttggtaGAATACTGGGAGCATGCATGTAATTCTACTATCTAGAAGCTGCGCTTCCTCGAATTGCTTtcatcactactagaaaaatccCCCAATGCACACAGATGACATTCACACAgatgaaaatctgtgtgaaaaatACTGCtatacacacagatatctgtgtgaaaactATATTCACACAGttatccgtgtgaaatatatTTTAAAAGTAGGCCTGCATATGTTCACATGGATTTCCATATGAAGTTTACACGATTGTCCATATGAATTAAAGTGATACACACATGTCCATATGAAAATTTACTTCCGCTTCAGATAATCATGTATATGTGTCAgtgtagaatattctgtaaatatttacttttctTGTAGGTGTAGATTACGTTTTATGTATAGTTGTAGGAGTGTTTTTCCTATTTGGACTACTCTTGTATCTCTTTATAATCCTcctattttggagatgaataatACAATTGAAGCATTGCAGACCATTGAACCCTTATTTTCTACTTAGTATCAAAGCAGGTTCAAACCCTTGAACTTGCACTGTATTCCTTTGAAACCCGAAATCTGAATCCCGTAAAACATCACAAACCCCAAACCCTATTGAAGTCAAACCTTGCCACATACTTGTGTTTGATTAACTACACTAGCGGAGAAAGTCCTCTTCCATAATTGATTAAGACTAGCCGGCAAAGTCCTATTGCATAGTTTATTTAATCAAACAAAGTCCTGCTGCATTGTTTGATTAAAGTTGAGCTGACAAGTCTTGCTGCACTCTTTATTGGCCATGTGCAGCCCTTTGCTTTCTGCTCAATGGAAGACGACACTGCCACCCTTGCACTCCACAACATACCTCCAATCGTCAACCATTATCATACCATTGCTCAAGATAATTCGGCGCTTCCCACCGGCATTGCCTTGAATGAAaccaactacaccatatgggcactgcttatgaagatgaggattggaGCACGAGGAAAGGTCGGCTCCCTCACCAGAACCAGAGTTGTTCCAAACAATGAGAACTCTGCTGAATTTGAAGTTTGGGCCACAGACAATGAAAAAGTGAAGAGTTGGCTCATTGATTCCATGGAGCCATCACTCATGAATCGATATATCCGACTTCCAACAACCAAAGATGTTTGTGAAGCTATTGAGAAGATCTTTTATGATGATTCGGACGAAAGTAGGATTTTTGAATTAAACAAAAAGTGCTTCGGAGCGAAACAGAATGGCCGGACTCTTCCTACCAACGTACTACAATGAATTAGTGGGAATATTTCAGGAGATTGATCAACGTATGGCCTCTCAAAATAACACAATGGCTGCAGTTTTTCAAGAAACTACTGCCATGGCACGGATGCGAGTTCACATATTTCTTAGTGGACTCGATTCAAAGTATGAACAAGTCTGTGGTGAGATCTTGTGCAAAGACCATAAATTCGACTTGGAGCAAAGCTATGTCTATATTCGAAATGTGCATTCTAATAGGCAGGCAATGGGGCACTCCTCTGAATCCTCTGTCATAGCTGTCCAACTCAAACAGGGTCCTCCCCCAAGCTTCTCAACTACTCCACAATGCCGCCCTCCAGGTAaaacaaatccatatgcaaatacaAAGTGTCCGATATGTGGAGATGTGGGTCATAGCAAGCAACGGTGCTATGAAGtaattggctaccctgattggtgggatttcaccaaGAAATTGCGGAAGAACCTTGGAAAAGCTACAGtagctactacagaggaagagcaaccatctaatgcctccgctaatgtagcacaATCAGGTATGAAGAGTAAGGTATCTATGAATAGTTCTTGGgcaattgatacaggtgcatctgaccatatgactaatGATCCTAGCCTCTTGAAAACGTTGAAACcctcctctcaaaatattgtttctactGCAGATGATACTCCAACTCTGGTTACCGGAAAAGGCTCGGTTGTCCTATCTAACACATTAACCCTCGATTCTGTGTTGGTTGTTCCTTCCTTAGCATATAATCTCCTCTCTGTAGGCCAAATTATTCTAGCACTAGCATGTACTGTGACTTTTTATCCCTTTGACATTCTGACTcagcggattcttggttatggtgttagaagggggaaactcTACTACTTGGATCTGACAGAAAGTGGAGAGCAACAATTGTTGGGACAAGTGAATCAGgtcaatggggtagagaatgctgAGGCAACAGTGTGGTTGTGGCATCATCGTttgggtcatctatcttttagttatcttaagaaactGCAAGCTCATTTGAtttcagttgttagtgattCAGATTTTCATTGTGATGTATGTGAACTGGCTAAGAGTCATCGAATTTCATATTCACCTAGTTTTAATAAAAGTTCCGTTCCgtttatgaaaattcattctaatgtctggggtcctgccaaGATTCCTTCACTTTCTGGAGCATGATATTATgtaacttttattgatgattgtactcatATGACTTGGGTGTCTCTATTGAAGAACAAGAGTGATGTGTGTTCCATGTTCAAGGATTTTCACAAGATGGTGTCTACCCAGTACCAACAGGCTATTCGAGTTTTCCAATCTGACAATGGCGGAGAATATGTTAATGGTCCTATGCAGGAGTTTATGCAATCTCATGGAATTTGACATCAAACCTCGAATTCGTATACCCCCCAGCAGAATGGATTGGCAGAAAGGAAGAATCGACA
It encodes:
- the LOC112168212 gene encoding aluminum-activated malate transporter 2; amino-acid sequence: MASSNNDHDQVKGAGLFQRLRGKIVKFGLMLKKLGQDDPRRIVHSLKVALALTLISMLFYFEPLYDGFGIAAMWAILTVVVVFEFTVGATIGRGLNRIMSTVVAAALGIGAHRLATLSGNQGEPILIGLFVFVEAGIVTFFRFIPQMKARYDYGLLIFNLTFCLISVSGYRDEEVIRLGFERVSTIIIGSCTAVTVCVFIRPVWIGAELHNQIATNMEKLANFLEEFGDEYFTVSENGQIRGKSSSLQGYKSVLASKGSEDTMANLARWEPGHGRFKFHHPWKQYLKVGTLTRQCAFKIEALNNYLTSETQTPQEVKSIIQGPSVVISSECGKALKQLATSMRKMTKSSSNDPHIANSKDAAEELKAVIRSSLCKLPAADSLHIIQEGAVASLLFEIIRCTEKIADAVHKLASQAHFNDVKPTVTPNQENSVNDGPHHVIAIE